Proteins encoded by one window of Halichondria panicea chromosome 8, odHalPani1.1, whole genome shotgun sequence:
- the LOC135339479 gene encoding uncharacterized protein LOC135339479: MAATPNLPYEVKTKIIGRILQEEYGKKDPNTPINYFMILLGRRISQKLKDSEQEFAESLEKLGMNVWRIIDDGWMARKLLFIKYDDRFSDERQREYAVNVKVLEDLKQTYKRLVDNTEVSVITDVHIILTRACLYYKEDGQSQQQSDQPDQPDQPDQKLPLITTDEIGYILKNKYSTPVQVAIDFFYLFIQVEENENPKNVHETASPILKDMPGEWRILDEADWPGVYLGHYPKTSGFMTEREREMSLNEKVREPLIKKMKPKIRKMLMDANEAESEAKVHVIITRACDYNKIFC; the protein is encoded by the coding sequence ATGGCAGCAACTCCGAATCTACCTTATGAAGTTAAAACTAAAATTATTGGAAGAATACTCCAGGAAGAATATGGTAAAAAAGATCCCAACACTCCAATAAACTACTTCATGATTCTGTTGGGCAGACGGATATCGCAAAAGCTAAAAGACTCTGAGCAAGAATTTGCAGAAAGCCTTGAGAAACTTGGAATGAACGTTTGGAGGATAATCGATGATGGCTGGATGGCACGAAAATTGCTCTTCATCAAGTATGATGATCGATTCAGTGATGAGCGTCAAAGAGAGTACGCTGTGAATGTGAAGGTTCTTGAAGACTTGAAGCAAACGTACAAGCGTTTAGTTGATAACACTGAGGTGTCAGTCATCACAGACGTTCATATCATCCTCACTCGAGCTTGCTTGTATTACAAAGAGGATGGCCAATCCCAGCAACAATCAGATCAACCGGATCAACCGGATCAACCAGATCAAAAGCTACCTCTTATAACTACCGACGAAATCGGATATATTCTTAAAAACAAATACTCAACTCCAGTACAAGTAGCGATTGACTTCTTCTATCTCTTCATTCAAGTGGAAGAGAATGAAAACCCTAAAAATGTGCATGAGACTGCCTCACCAATCCTGAAAGATATGCCAGGAGAGTGGAGAATTCTCGATGAAGCGGACTGGCCAGGAGTATACTTAGGCCATTACCCCAAGACATCGGGATTCATGACTGAGAGAGAAAGGGAAATGAGTTTGAACGAAAAAGTCCGAGAGCCTCTCATTAAGAAAATGAAACCAAAGATCAGGAAAATGCTCATGGATGCAAATGAAGCTGAGTCCGAGGCTAAAGTTCACGTTATAATCACACGTGCCTGTGACTATAACAAAATTTTTTGTTAG
- the LOC135339480 gene encoding uncharacterized protein LOC135339480, giving the protein MILLGRQISEKLNDPEREFAASLEKLGMNVWRIIDDGWMAQKLLFIKYDDRFSDEREREYAVNVKVREDLKQTYKRLVDNTEVLVITDVQIILTRACLYYKEDGQSQQQSDPPDQRDQRDQKLLLITTNEIGSILKNKYSTQVQVGDTPIDYFYLFIQVEENENPKKVHETASSILKDLPGEWRILDEANWPEVYLGHYPKTSGFMTEREREMSLNEKV; this is encoded by the coding sequence ATGATTCTGTTGGGCAGACAGATATCGGAAAAGCTAAACGACCCTGAGCGAGAATTTGCAGCAAGCCTTGAGAAACTTGGAATGAACGTTTGGAGGATAATCGATGATGGCTGGATGGCACAAAAATTGCTCTTCATCAAGTATGATGATCGATTCAGTGATGAGCGTGAAAGAGAGTATGCAGTGAATGTGAAGGTTCGTGAAGACTTGAAGCAAACGTACAAGCGTTTAGTTGATAACACTGAGGTGTTAGTCATCACAGACGTTCAAATCATCCTCACTCGAGCTTGCTTGTACTACAAAGAGGATGGCCAATCCCAGCAACAATCAGATCCACCAGATCAACGGGATCAACGGGATCAAAAGCTACTTCTTATAACTACCAACGAAATCGGAAGTATCCTTAAAAACAAATACTCAACTCAAGTACAAGTAGGAGACACTCCGATTGACTACTTCTATCTCTTCATTCAAGTGGAAGAGAATGAAAACCCTAAAAAGGTGCATGAGACTGCCTCATCAATCCTGAAAGATCTGCCAGGAGAGTGGAGAATTCTCGATGAAGCGAACTGGCCAGAAGTTTACTTAGGCCATTACCCCAAGACATCGGGATTCATGACTGAGAGAGAAAGAGAAATGAGTTTGAACGAAAAAGTCTGA